One segment of Marvinbryantia formatexigens DSM 14469 DNA contains the following:
- a CDS encoding NAD(P)/FAD-dependent oxidoreductase, with protein sequence MNKIRISQIKLPVAYTEQDLKKAAARALRIPVAQITSLTVCRRSIDARKKPDIRYIFTVDVTVSADVRALLKKHRSADISQAEEVPYQYPVPGSETLTQRPVIAGCGPAGLFCGLLLARCGYRPLILERGEDVDARTATVEAFWKTGTLKEQSNVQFGEGGAGTFSDGKLNTMVKDHAGRNRFVLETFVKAGASPDILYVNKPHIGTDVLRTVVKNIRREIESLGGEVRFGQQVTDFAVKNGRLSAVIVNGTEELECSVCVLAIGHSARDTFALLEKKQIPMLAKAFAVGLRIEHPQEMINLSQYGQGYPQQLPAADYKLTGRLKNGRGVYSFCMCPGGYVVNASSEKEALAVNGMSYRARDGRNANSAIVVTVTPEDYPEKGVLGGVQFQRSLERMAYRAGGGSVPVQLFEDFCAHRAGSGFGDVLPSIKGAYSLANLRDSLPGFLGDSLEEGVRLFDSKIRGFARGDALFSGVESRTSSPVRILRGDDFTSPGLPGLYPCGEGAGYAGGITSAAMDGMKCAEAIIQKYRRAATS encoded by the coding sequence ATGAATAAAATCCGGATTTCCCAGATAAAGCTCCCGGTAGCGTACACGGAGCAAGATTTGAAGAAAGCGGCGGCAAGGGCGCTGCGCATCCCCGTAGCGCAGATTACGTCTCTGACGGTTTGCAGGCGTTCCATTGATGCCCGGAAAAAGCCGGATATCCGCTATATTTTTACAGTGGATGTCACGGTGTCCGCAGATGTCCGCGCTCTTCTTAAGAAGCACAGGAGCGCCGATATTTCCCAGGCGGAGGAGGTGCCCTACCAGTACCCCGTACCCGGAAGTGAGACGCTCACGCAGCGTCCCGTGATTGCCGGCTGCGGTCCCGCCGGGCTTTTCTGTGGTCTGCTGCTGGCAAGATGCGGCTACCGCCCGCTGATTCTGGAGCGCGGCGAGGACGTGGATGCCCGCACGGCGACCGTGGAAGCATTCTGGAAGACCGGCACCTTGAAGGAGCAGTCTAACGTACAGTTCGGAGAAGGCGGCGCCGGAACTTTTTCGGACGGCAAGCTGAACACGATGGTGAAGGATCACGCTGGCAGAAATCGTTTTGTGTTGGAAACCTTTGTGAAGGCGGGCGCCAGCCCGGATATTCTTTACGTAAATAAACCGCATATCGGCACCGACGTGCTGCGCACCGTCGTAAAAAACATCCGCCGGGAAATCGAATCGCTCGGCGGCGAAGTGCGCTTCGGGCAGCAGGTTACGGATTTTGCCGTAAAAAACGGACGGCTCTCTGCAGTCATCGTCAACGGCACGGAGGAGCTGGAATGCAGCGTATGCGTGCTCGCCATCGGGCACAGCGCCAGGGATACCTTCGCGCTGCTTGAGAAAAAGCAGATTCCCATGCTGGCAAAGGCGTTTGCCGTCGGTCTGCGCATCGAGCATCCGCAGGAAATGATAAATCTCTCCCAGTACGGGCAGGGATATCCGCAGCAGCTTCCCGCCGCCGACTATAAGCTCACCGGCAGGCTGAAAAACGGCAGGGGCGTTTATTCCTTCTGTATGTGTCCGGGCGGCTATGTCGTCAATGCTTCCTCGGAGAAGGAGGCGCTCGCCGTAAATGGCATGAGCTACCGGGCGCGCGACGGCAGAAATGCGAACAGCGCCATTGTGGTTACGGTGACGCCGGAGGATTATCCGGAAAAGGGCGTTCTGGGCGGCGTGCAGTTTCAGCGCAGTCTGGAGCGGATGGCATACCGCGCGGGCGGCGGAAGTGTGCCTGTGCAGCTTTTTGAGGATTTCTGCGCACACCGCGCGGGCAGCGGCTTCGGGGATGTGCTTCCTTCTATAAAAGGCGCTTATTCCCTGGCTAATCTGCGCGACAGCCTTCCCGGATTTCTCGGAGATTCCCTGGAAGAGGGGGTCCGGCTGTTTGACAGTAAAATCAGAGGCTTCGCGCGCGGCGACGCGCTGTTTTCCGGTGTGGAGAGCCGCACCTCCTCACCGGTACGCATCCTGCGCGGAGACGATTTTACCTCCCCCGGTCTGCCCGGTCTTTACCCCTGCGGGGAGGGCGCCGGATACGCCGGCGGAATCACCTCGGCAGCGATGGACGGGATGAAATGCGCGGAGGCGATTATACAAAAATATAGGCGGGCTGCGACCTCATAG
- the radC gene encoding RadC family protein, whose product MNHITMKQLPDDERPYEKCLKCGAGVLSDAELLAVILRTGAKGMTSVELAREILSFPKPQPGLSGLYHLSASALCDIKGVGKVKAVQIQCITELSRRIAKSVASEGNTFTSAQAIADYYMEDFRHLQQERVFLLSFDTKGELLSEKTISVGTVNQSCVSPREIFLEALSCRAVYVILLHNHPSGNPQPSPEDRLLTMRVHESGKLLEIPLMDHIILGDRRYFSFREEGFIK is encoded by the coding sequence ATGAATCATATTACCATGAAACAGCTTCCGGACGATGAGCGTCCCTATGAAAAATGCTTGAAATGCGGGGCGGGCGTCCTGTCAGACGCCGAGCTGCTTGCGGTTATTCTGCGCACGGGCGCGAAGGGGATGACCAGTGTCGAGCTGGCAAGGGAGATTTTAAGCTTTCCGAAGCCGCAGCCGGGGCTGTCCGGTCTTTATCATCTTTCCGCCTCCGCGCTGTGCGATATCAAAGGGGTCGGAAAGGTAAAAGCTGTCCAGATTCAGTGTATCACGGAGCTGTCGCGCCGTATCGCAAAGTCCGTCGCCTCAGAGGGAAACACCTTTACCAGTGCGCAGGCGATTGCGGATTATTATATGGAAGATTTCCGGCACCTTCAGCAGGAGCGTGTTTTTCTTCTGAGCTTTGATACAAAAGGGGAGCTGCTCAGTGAAAAAACGATTTCTGTGGGCACGGTCAACCAGTCGTGCGTCTCGCCGCGTGAGATTTTCCTGGAAGCGCTGTCATGCCGCGCAGTGTATGTCATTCTGCTGCACAACCATCCGAGCGGCAATCCGCAGCCAAGTCCGGAGGACCGGCTTCTGACCATGCGCGTTCACGAATCCGGAAAGCTTCTGGAAATTCCGCTGATGGACCACATTATACTGGGGGACAGGCGTTATTTCAGCTTCCGGGAAGAGGGGTTTATTAAATAA
- a CDS encoding rod shape-determining protein: MLLHNALGIDFGTDTIKICDRKNRITVCEKNMIAVRDGRMIAVGDAAYDMYEKTPVNVKAECPMVHGVIAQQKNAELVLSSLIRKSRHLLSGRPAIYIAVPRDISAVEKRAYYNVLTGTVQAGRIFLVDKGIADTIGVGVSMESPRASMLVNIGAGTTEISVAAGGKILLSKTLQIGGNNLDEDIATMVRRMFHLNIGMKTAAILKNRLAYLLDGPANSLTVFGISTISGLPVSAEITSMAVSLAIAGTIENITAELRGIIDRLPPQFHRDIMEAGLCLTGGTSLIPNLSDYMRRELGIPIAMVREPGLTTLRGIQMIMNHPELSDCTFSLKDLTGTTI, encoded by the coding sequence ATGTTACTGCACAATGCACTTGGGATTGATTTCGGCACGGATACCATCAAAATCTGCGACCGCAAAAACCGCATTACCGTTTGTGAAAAAAATATGATTGCAGTCCGCGACGGCCGGATGATTGCTGTCGGGGATGCTGCATACGACATGTATGAAAAAACACCCGTAAACGTCAAAGCAGAATGTCCGATGGTACACGGGGTTATCGCACAGCAGAAAAACGCCGAGCTGGTGCTCTCCAGTCTTATCAGAAAAAGCCGTCACCTGCTGTCCGGACGGCCCGCCATCTATATTGCCGTACCGCGTGATATTTCGGCGGTGGAGAAGCGGGCATATTACAATGTGCTCACCGGCACCGTCCAGGCGGGAAGAATTTTTCTGGTGGACAAAGGCATCGCTGATACCATCGGCGTCGGCGTTTCAATGGAATCGCCGCGCGCGAGTATGCTCGTCAATATCGGCGCCGGCACCACGGAAATCTCTGTTGCCGCAGGCGGAAAAATTCTTTTAAGCAAAACGCTGCAGATTGGCGGCAACAATCTGGACGAGGATATCGCCACGATGGTGCGCCGCATGTTCCATCTGAACATCGGCATGAAAACAGCGGCGATTCTCAAAAACCGGCTGGCATATCTGCTCGACGGTCCGGCAAACTCCCTCACGGTGTTCGGCATCAGCACGATTTCCGGACTGCCGGTGAGCGCGGAAATCACCTCGATGGCGGTCAGTCTTGCCATCGCCGGAACGATTGAAAACATCACCGCCGAGCTGCGCGGCATCATCGACAGGCTTCCGCCGCAGTTTCACCGCGACATTATGGAGGCGGGGCTGTGCCTTACGGGCGGCACCTCGCTGATTCCGAATCTTTCCGATTATATGCGCCGGGAGCTTGGTATTCCGATTGCTATGGTGCGTGAGCCGGGGCTTACCACGCTGCGCGGGATTCAGATGATCATGAACCACCCGGAGCTTTCGGACTGTACCTTTTCGCTGAAGGATCTGACCGGAACGACTATTTAA
- the mreC gene encoding rod shape-determining protein MreC — protein sequence MKKNHIKSKTLLFILSIVSGIIIILSFVLDFSVNPLNYAAGYVLTPLQSGINQVGGWLSGKMDYFEDNLNLVAENEQLQAQVDELTVENTQLLQDREELNSLRDLYALDHKYESYEKVGARVISRENAGNWFSMFTIDKGSDDGLEVDMNVLAGAGLAGIITEVGPNYSRVRAIIDDYSNVSAEISETHDTCIIAGDLSLIDDGYINLVKLDDPDSKVKVGDTVVTSNISDKFLPGILIGYVTEIHTDSNNLTRSGYVSPVVDFKSIKEVLVIKNLKQNTSE from the coding sequence ATGAAGAAAAATCACATAAAGAGTAAAACGCTGCTGTTTATTCTTTCGATTGTCAGCGGCATCATTATCATACTGAGCTTTGTGCTCGATTTTTCCGTCAATCCGCTCAACTATGCGGCGGGTTATGTGCTGACGCCGCTGCAGTCCGGCATCAACCAGGTGGGCGGCTGGCTCTCCGGAAAAATGGATTACTTTGAGGATAACCTGAATCTGGTGGCGGAAAACGAGCAGCTCCAGGCGCAGGTGGACGAGCTGACCGTGGAAAATACACAGCTTCTGCAGGACCGCGAGGAGCTGAACAGCCTGCGCGACCTTTACGCGCTTGACCACAAATACGAGAGCTATGAAAAGGTCGGCGCCCGCGTGATTTCCAGGGAAAACGCCGGAAACTGGTTCAGTATGTTCACCATCGACAAGGGCTCTGACGACGGGCTGGAGGTCGATATGAATGTGCTTGCGGGAGCGGGACTTGCCGGCATCATCACGGAGGTCGGTCCGAATTATTCCAGAGTGCGCGCAATCATCGATGATTACAGCAATGTAAGCGCCGAGATTTCCGAGACGCACGATACCTGCATCATTGCGGGGGATCTTTCGCTGATTGACGATGGCTATATCAATCTTGTCAAGCTGGACGACCCGGATTCCAAAGTGAAGGTCGGGGATACCGTTGTAACCTCCAATATCAGCGACAAGTTTCTTCCGGGAATTCTGATTGGCTATGTTACCGAGATACATACCGACTCCAACAATCTGACGCGCTCCGGGTATGTCTCCCCGGTCGTCGATTTTAAATCCATCAAGGAAGTGCTTGTTATCAAGAACCTGAAGCAGAACACCAGCGAATAG
- the mreD gene encoding rod shape-determining protein MreD encodes MRTKLILFATMLVCLLLQCSLFPAISIASITPNLMIVFTVSFGLMRGKRSGLILGFLCGLLTDLMLPDLFVGLRAFVYMFIGYFSGYCYHIFYDEDIKMPVLLTAAGDFVYGCLFYITKFLLRGRIDLFYYIRRIILPEMIYTILLTIICYRIFLLLNQKLEKMDKRSVGSFV; translated from the coding sequence ATGAGGACGAAACTGATTCTGTTTGCCACGATGCTGGTATGCCTGCTGCTGCAGTGCTCCCTGTTTCCGGCAATTTCCATCGCCTCCATCACACCGAATCTGATGATTGTTTTTACCGTCTCCTTCGGACTGATGCGAGGAAAGCGCTCCGGACTGATTCTCGGCTTTCTGTGCGGTCTGCTCACGGACCTCATGCTGCCGGATCTCTTTGTCGGGCTGCGCGCCTTTGTTTACATGTTTATCGGATATTTCAGCGGTTACTGCTATCATATTTTTTATGATGAGGACATTAAAATGCCCGTGCTGCTGACCGCGGCAGGCGATTTTGTCTACGGCTGCCTCTTTTACATTACCAAATTCCTTCTGCGCGGCAGAATCGATTTGTTTTACTATATCCGGCGCATTATACTGCCGGAAATGATTTACACCATTCTTCTCACGATAATATGCTACCGCATTTTCCTGCTGCTGAACCAGAAACTTGAAAAAATGGACAAAAGGAGTGTAGGCAGTTTTGTTTAA
- a CDS encoding penicillin-binding transpeptidase domain-containing protein: MFKRFRKKAVKLLNSRMLILSVLFVVLACVLVRRLFDLQIVNGETYQETFTTQIRKETTIPSTRGCIYDSEGQLIAYNKLAYDVTFQDVGSYEGRNYHNSETGEDEYLYASDVRNLTINGYLYQIMQILYANGDDVYTGSFAVEIDDAGQYTFTRSGYNLLRFKADVYGKPYTTAPEDEEVDSTQVLTAEEAAVTAEELVAELGSDDMYGVNTISEYPEDLLAEYGLVKDISREDALKMIAMRSAINQNSYQKYVSTTIARDISEQSMSSLMESKGYYVGVDVIESSIRVYNNSPYYSNIIGYTGQISAEEIESLNEELGREVYDINDIVGKVGLEAYFETQLQGTDGKQVVYVNNLGKVLQEDSAVEPQAGNDLYLTINSDYQEAAYHLLEQYIAGIIYDKTLDLKEFDNKSVSTDDIVIPVYDLYYALFENNILSVSHMESDEATELEQQVYQMLQKREEEIFDDLLAELLSDSPRPYSELDTPMQVYMSYLVDTTLPELGILKTDSIDKTDDTYIAWINDESISLKEYLTYAISKDWLDVSGIMEESEFWDSDEIFTNLCAYLEEYIADDRAFSRTVYRYMVEDDTLSPQTLCRLLFDQGVLEMDEAAYSGLQDGSVSAYDFIREKVYYLEIPPSKFAVAPCSGSLVVVDPNNGNALAVVTYPGYDNNRLANDMDEEYFEELVSDASSPFYNKATQELTAPGSTFKMVTSVAGVMEGVIGVDEAVNCTGKFEDVDPPINCWIYPGYHGPVTLSTALQESCNYYFNTIGLRLGDVGDADGNKDDATGIAKLTKYAEMFGLGDETGIEMDESTPQISDNAMAPSAMGQGRHAYATIQLARYVATIANGGTCYNLTLLDKITDSEGRTVLEQNPTIHGYVEADDYLWNAIKTGMNQMVKNNTYIQDVGIEMAGKTGTAEEAGVPSHALFVGYAPYDEPQIAIACRITNGYSSGLAALLSKDMIQYIFNLKDKDELITGHASYNGAISGARTD, from the coding sequence TTGTTTAAACGATTTCGAAAAAAAGCAGTTAAATTGTTAAATTCCAGGATGCTGATTCTCAGTGTCCTGTTTGTGGTGCTTGCCTGCGTGCTTGTGCGCAGACTGTTCGACCTTCAGATTGTAAACGGGGAAACCTACCAGGAGACCTTTACCACGCAGATACGCAAGGAGACGACGATTCCGAGCACCCGCGGCTGTATCTATGACAGCGAGGGGCAGCTGATTGCCTACAATAAGCTGGCGTATGACGTTACCTTCCAGGACGTCGGCAGCTACGAGGGCAGAAATTATCACAACTCCGAAACAGGAGAGGATGAATATCTCTATGCCAGCGATGTGCGCAATCTGACTATCAACGGCTATCTTTACCAGATTATGCAGATTCTGTATGCGAACGGAGACGACGTCTATACCGGCAGCTTTGCCGTTGAGATTGACGACGCCGGACAGTATACCTTTACAAGAAGCGGTTATAATCTGCTGCGCTTCAAGGCGGACGTTTACGGAAAGCCATATACCACCGCGCCGGAGGACGAGGAGGTGGATTCCACCCAGGTGCTGACGGCAGAGGAGGCGGCTGTGACGGCGGAGGAGCTGGTGGCAGAGCTGGGCAGCGACGATATGTACGGCGTCAATACGATTTCTGAGTACCCGGAGGACCTGCTGGCAGAATATGGTCTTGTAAAGGATATCTCCAGAGAAGATGCGCTGAAAATGATTGCGATGCGCAGTGCGATCAACCAGAACAGCTACCAGAAATATGTCTCCACCACGATCGCGCGCGACATTTCCGAACAGTCGATGTCCAGTCTGATGGAGAGCAAGGGCTATTATGTCGGCGTGGATGTGATCGAAAGCTCTATCCGTGTGTACAACAACAGTCCGTATTACTCCAATATCATCGGCTATACCGGACAGATTTCCGCGGAGGAGATCGAGTCCCTCAACGAGGAGCTTGGCAGGGAGGTATACGATATCAATGATATTGTCGGGAAGGTTGGCCTGGAGGCATATTTTGAGACGCAGCTTCAGGGCACCGACGGCAAGCAGGTGGTCTATGTAAACAACCTCGGAAAGGTGCTGCAGGAGGATTCCGCCGTAGAGCCGCAGGCAGGAAATGATCTGTACCTCACGATCAATTCCGATTACCAGGAGGCGGCGTATCATCTGCTGGAGCAGTATATTGCCGGTATCATTTATGATAAAACGCTGGATCTAAAAGAATTTGACAACAAATCGGTCAGCACGGATGATATTGTTATTCCGGTATACGACCTGTACTATGCGCTTTTTGAAAATAATATACTGAGTGTCTCCCATATGGAATCCGATGAGGCGACAGAGCTGGAGCAGCAGGTTTACCAGATGCTCCAAAAACGGGAAGAAGAGATTTTCGACGATCTGCTCGCCGAGCTTCTCTCTGATTCGCCGCGGCCGTACAGCGAACTGGATACGCCGATGCAGGTCTACATGTCCTACCTTGTGGATACAACGCTGCCGGAGCTTGGCATCTTAAAAACAGATTCGATCGACAAAACGGACGACACCTATATCGCCTGGATAAACGACGAGAGCATCAGCTTAAAGGAATATCTGACTTATGCGATCTCGAAGGACTGGCTGGATGTTTCCGGCATCATGGAGGAGAGCGAATTCTGGGATTCGGACGAGATTTTTACAAACCTCTGCGCTTATCTGGAGGAATATATCGCCGACGACCGCGCCTTCAGCAGAACTGTCTACCGCTACATGGTGGAGGACGACACGTTAAGCCCGCAGACGCTCTGCCGCCTGTTGTTTGACCAGGGCGTTCTGGAGATGGACGAGGCGGCATACAGCGGTCTGCAGGACGGCAGCGTTTCAGCCTATGATTTCATCCGCGAGAAGGTGTATTACCTGGAAATCCCGCCTTCCAAATTTGCGGTGGCGCCGTGCTCCGGCTCGCTTGTGGTGGTGGATCCGAACAACGGCAATGCGCTGGCGGTCGTTACCTATCCGGGCTATGATAACAACCGGCTTGCAAACGATATGGATGAGGAATATTTTGAGGAGCTGGTATCTGACGCCTCCAGCCCGTTCTATAACAAAGCAACACAGGAATTGACAGCGCCCGGTTCTACCTTTAAAATGGTAACAAGCGTTGCCGGCGTTATGGAGGGTGTGATCGGCGTGGATGAGGCGGTCAACTGTACCGGTAAATTTGAGGATGTCGACCCGCCGATCAACTGCTGGATCTATCCGGGATATCACGGTCCTGTCACGCTTTCGACGGCGCTGCAGGAATCCTGCAACTATTACTTCAACACCATCGGTCTGCGCCTGGGCGACGTGGGCGATGCAGACGGGAATAAGGACGACGCCACCGGTATCGCAAAGCTCACAAAGTATGCCGAAATGTTCGGCCTCGGCGATGAGACCGGCATTGAGATGGATGAGAGCACTCCGCAGATCTCTGATAACGCGATGGCTCCCTCCGCAATGGGACAGGGACGCCACGCCTACGCGACCATACAGCTTGCAAGATACGTGGCGACGATCGCCAACGGCGGCACCTGCTACAATCTGACGCTGCTGGACAAGATTACCGATTCAGAGGGACGCACTGTTCTGGAACAAAATCCGACAATTCACGGTTATGTGGAAGCGGACGATTATCTCTGGAACGCGATCAAGACCGGTATGAATCAGATGGTAAAAAATAATACGTATATTCAGGATGTCGGTATTGAAATGGCAGGAAAGACCGGTACCGCCGAGGAAGCGGGCGTGCCGAGCCACGCGCTGTTCGTCGGCTATGCGCCGTATGACGAGCCGCAGATCGCGATCGCCTGCCGTATCACAAACGGCTATTCGTCCGGCCTGGCTGCGCTACTTTCAAAAGATATGATACAGTACATCTTCAATCTTAAAGATAAAGATGAGCTGATCACCGGTCACGCCTCCTACAACGGCGCGATCAGCGGCGCAAGAACCGACTAA
- the minC gene encoding septum site-determining protein MinC encodes MIKSNKYGLVVRLDGEMPFAELTEAVARKFKEAANFFQDAKMAVTFQGRVLTKDQEDRLVNAIVMNSRIHVICIVDERPEEAEYYEHAIRLAGEAEARQGQFYRGNLRGGQTMESETSIVILGDVNPGASVVSKGNVVVLGSCRGNVYAGASGNHDCFIAALVMKPVQIRIADKMARSAIAKRSDNAEYALDPKIAYIKDNHIHVKNLVRSTLEDMLGTADAPEEKKQKDG; translated from the coding sequence ATGATAAAAAGCAATAAATACGGGCTGGTTGTGCGGCTGGACGGCGAAATGCCGTTCGCCGAGCTGACGGAGGCGGTCGCCCGGAAGTTTAAAGAGGCGGCAAATTTCTTCCAGGATGCCAAAATGGCAGTCACCTTCCAGGGAAGGGTGCTGACAAAGGACCAGGAGGACCGTCTGGTAAACGCCATCGTCATGAATTCCCGCATCCATGTAATCTGTATTGTCGATGAGCGGCCGGAGGAAGCGGAATATTACGAGCACGCCATCCGGCTTGCCGGGGAGGCGGAAGCGCGGCAGGGACAGTTTTACCGCGGGAATCTGCGCGGCGGACAGACAATGGAATCGGAGACCAGCATCGTCATTCTCGGCGATGTCAATCCCGGCGCTTCGGTGGTATCAAAGGGAAACGTCGTTGTGCTCGGCTCCTGCCGGGGCAACGTCTATGCTGGAGCCTCCGGCAACCACGACTGTTTTATCGCCGCGCTTGTCATGAAGCCGGTCCAGATACGGATCGCCGATAAAATGGCGCGCAGTGCCATCGCAAAGCGCTCCGACAATGCGGAGTATGCGCTGGATCCAAAGATAGCCTACATAAAAGATAACCATATACATGTAAAGAACCTCGTGCGCAGCACGCTGGAGGATATGCTCGGCACCGCTGACGCACCAGAGGAGAAAAAGCAGAAGGATGGCTGA
- the minD gene encoding septum site-determining protein MinD, protein MSEVIVVTSGKGGVGKTTATANIGTGLAKLNKKTVLVDTDIGLRNLDVVMGLENRIVYNLVDVIEGNCRLKQALIRDKHYPDLFLLPAAQTRDKSAVTPEQMEKLTDDLRQHFEYILLDCPAGIEQGFRNAVAGADRAIVVTTPEVSAIRDADRIIGLLETGGMKQIELLINRLRPDLISRGDMMSVEDVSEILAMPLIGAVPDDTSIVVSTNQGEPLAGSATPSGQAFFNVARRLLGEPVEIPDFSRGSSFFQKMKDFFRKG, encoded by the coding sequence ATGAGTGAAGTAATCGTAGTGACATCCGGCAAAGGCGGCGTCGGAAAGACGACAGCAACCGCAAATATCGGCACCGGGCTGGCAAAGCTGAATAAAAAGACCGTCCTGGTGGATACCGATATCGGTCTGCGCAATCTGGATGTCGTCATGGGACTGGAAAACCGGATCGTCTACAATCTGGTGGACGTTATCGAGGGAAACTGCCGTCTGAAGCAGGCGCTTATCCGGGACAAGCATTATCCGGATCTGTTTCTTCTGCCGGCGGCGCAGACGCGGGATAAATCCGCGGTCACGCCGGAGCAGATGGAAAAGCTGACCGACGATCTGCGGCAGCATTTTGAATATATTCTGCTGGACTGCCCGGCGGGCATCGAACAGGGCTTCCGGAACGCCGTAGCGGGCGCAGACCGCGCAATCGTTGTGACAACGCCGGAGGTTTCCGCCATCCGGGATGCGGACCGCATCATCGGTCTTCTGGAAACGGGCGGCATGAAACAGATCGAGCTGCTGATTAACCGGCTGCGTCCGGACCTCATCAGCAGGGGAGATATGATGTCGGTGGAGGACGTCTCGGAAATCCTGGCCATGCCGCTGATCGGCGCGGTGCCGGACGATACCAGCATCGTCGTATCCACTAACCAGGGGGAGCCGCTTGCGGGGAGCGCAACGCCCTCCGGACAGGCATTTTTCAACGTGGCAAGGCGTCTTCTTGGAGAACCGGTGGAAATACCGGATTTTTCCAGGGGAAGCTCCTTCTTCCAGAAAATGAAAGACTTTTTCCGGAAGGGTTAG
- a CDS encoding cell division topological specificity factor MinE, translating into MRTNRTSCTIARDRLEHLLLSEKLQVSPEALAQMKRELRAVIRRYVSLEHTRLNVQIQLISETKQGEEHVKTIQIKGL; encoded by the coding sequence ATGCGTACAAACAGGACTTCCTGTACCATTGCCAGAGACCGGCTTGAGCATCTGCTGCTTTCCGAAAAGCTGCAGGTAAGCCCGGAAGCGCTGGCGCAGATGAAACGGGAGCTGCGCGCTGTCATACGCAGATATGTCAGCCTGGAGCACACCCGCCTGAATGTACAGATACAGTTGATAAGCGAAACAAAACAAGGGGAAGAACATGTTAAAACAATACAGATTAAGGGACTATAA
- a CDS encoding FtsW/RodA/SpoVE family cell cycle protein, with product MLKQYRLRDYKFSLVLLTTVLSIIGILVIGSADKSLQNRQIVGLVGGLILMVIVSLTDYVWLLRFYWIFYFIGLALLAAVLVVGSSGGGATRWLNIGGITMQPADLMKIFLIMFYAQFFSKHQDDLSSFKVIIFSVIIVAIPAIMIQQQPNLSTCILTLVLFCVIYFVAGLSYKVIAGILVLMAPVAAILVGIVLQPGQTLIKNYQLLRVLAWLYPDQYPDEARQQLTSIMAIGSGQLYGKGLETTAVESVKNGDFLAEAQTDFIFAVVGEELGFLGCCIVILLEILIVLECIWIGRNAREFSGTLLCCGMGALIGIQSIMNICVATGLMPNTGLPLPFVSYGLTSLMTFFIGIGLVLNVGLQVKKY from the coding sequence ATGTTAAAACAATACAGATTAAGGGACTATAAATTCAGTCTGGTGCTTCTGACGACGGTGCTTTCCATCATCGGCATCCTGGTGATCGGCAGCGCGGACAAGTCGCTGCAGAACAGGCAGATCGTCGGACTGGTCGGCGGACTGATTCTCATGGTGATCGTATCACTGACCGATTATGTCTGGCTGCTGCGGTTTTACTGGATATTTTATTTTATCGGACTTGCGCTGCTGGCGGCGGTACTGGTTGTCGGCTCGTCGGGCGGCGGCGCCACGCGCTGGCTGAATATCGGCGGAATCACAATGCAGCCCGCCGATCTGATGAAAATCTTTCTGATTATGTTTTACGCGCAGTTTTTTTCAAAGCACCAGGATGACTTAAGCAGCTTTAAGGTGATTATTTTTTCCGTCATTATTGTAGCGATACCGGCAATTATGATCCAGCAGCAGCCAAACCTTTCCACTTGCATCTTGACACTGGTTTTATTCTGTGTTATTTATTTTGTTGCGGGATTAAGTTATAAGGTCATTGCCGGCATTCTGGTTCTTATGGCGCCGGTGGCGGCAATTCTTGTGGGAATCGTGCTGCAGCCGGGACAGACGCTGATAAAAAACTACCAGCTTCTCCGTGTGCTCGCCTGGCTGTATCCGGACCAGTATCCGGATGAGGCGCGTCAGCAGCTCACCTCCATTATGGCGATCGGCTCCGGTCAGCTCTATGGAAAGGGGCTGGAGACGACGGCGGTGGAATCCGTCAAAAACGGAGATTTCCTTGCTGAGGCACAGACAGACTTTATCTTTGCCGTTGTCGGGGAGGAGCTTGGCTTCCTCGGCTGCTGTATTGTTATTTTATTGGAGATTCTGATTGTTCTGGAGTGTATCTGGATAGGGCGCAATGCGCGCGAGTTTTCCGGTACGCTGTTATGCTGCGGCATGGGGGCGCTGATCGGCATACAGAGCATCATGAATATTTGTGTTGCAACCGGTCTTATGCCGAACACGGGTCTGCCGCTGCCGTTTGTCAGCTATGGTCTGACTTCGCTGATGACATTCTTTATCGGTATCGGGCTGGTGCTGAATGTGGGGTTGCAGGTAAAAAAATACTGA